TCATCGCGGCAGCCCTGATCGGCTGGCTCGGCGCCCGCGCCAGAGACCGCAACTCGATCATCGGCGTCCTGATGCCGTTCGGCCTCGGCCTCGGCATCCTGTTCCTCTCCCTCTACGACGGGCGCAGTGCCAACCGCTTCAGCCTGCTGACCGGGCAGATCGTGTCGGTGCAGACCGGCCAGCTCGGCTGGCTGATCGGCATCAGCGCGGTCGTGCTGCTCGGGATGCTGGTGATCTGGCGGCCGCTGCGCTTCGACTCCCTCGACCCGCAGTCGGCAGCGGCGCGCGGCGTGCCCACGACCGCGGTGTCGCTGCTGTTCATGATCCTGCTCGGTCTCATCGTCGCCGTCGCCGTGCACATCATCGGCGCACTCCTGGTCATGGCGCTGCTCGTGACGCCGGCCGCCGCGGCGATGCGCGTCGCCCACGGGCCGCTCTCGGTGCCGCTTCTGGCGGCGACCTTCGGCTTCGTGTCCGCGGTGGGCGGTATCCTCCTCGCCATCGCCGGCACGCTTCCGGTGAGCCCCTACATCACCACGATCTCGTTCGTGATCTACCTGGTGTGCCGTGCGGTCGGTGCGCGCCAGGGCCGGGTGACCCGTGAGCGCGGGGGAGAACGGCGTCCAGCGGTGGTTCAGGGCGGCTCGCTAAACTCCTGACCATGGCCCAGCGGAACACGTGGCAGCGCGAACGCGTGCGCGAAGCCCTCGCCGACGCCCGCGGCTTCGTCAGTGCTCAGTCGCTGCACGCCACCCTCCGTGACGAGAACACCGGCATCGGGCTGGCGACGGTGTATCGGGCCCTGGCCGGGCTCGCCGCGAACGGTCAGGCCGATTCGCTGCAGAGCCCTGAAGGCGAGAGCCTCTACCGGGCCTGTGTATCGACGGGTCACCACCATCACCTGATCTGCCGCAACTGCGGCGTGACCGTCGAGATCGAAGCGACGGATGTCGAGGACTGGGCGCGGCGCACTGCGGCCGCCCACGGGTTCAGTCAGGCCGAGCACATCGTCGACATCTTCGGATACTGCTCCGCCTGCACGGCCGGAGCCGGTGAGCGTGACACGGACTGATCCGGCCCCCCGCGTCGCCCCCGCGCGCGATCGCACCGTGACCCCCGAGGGGTCGCGGCCGTCGTCGTTCGCGCGTGCGCTGGTGGCGCTCGGGATCGGCGCCGCGGTCATCGTCGGGCTCTTCCTCATCGACGCGCTCGCCCCCGCGATCTTCCCCGACCCGCTGCCTACACGCGGGCAGGACGGGCTCACTCTCGCCGTCAGCGTGCTGATCGAGTCCCTTCCCTTCGTCGTCCTGGGCGTCGTGCTCTCGATCGCGGTGCAGGTGTGGGTACCGCCGGGGCTGATCGAAAGATGGATGCCGCGGCGAGCCTGGGCGCGCCGGGCCGTCCTCTCCCTGCTCGGCATGCTGATCCCGGTCTGCGAATGCGGCAACGTGCCGTTCGCCCGGGGCCTGTTGATGCGCGGGTTCAGCGTCTCCGAGACGATGACGTTCCTCATCGCCGCGCCGATCGTGAACCCGATCGTCATCATCACCACCCACGCTGCGTTCGGCTTCGACGACGGGATCCTGGTCGTCCGACTCATCGGCGGGTATCTCATCGCCAACCTCATCGGCTGGCTCTACAGCCGTCACCCCGACCCCGACGCACTCCTCACCGACCGCTTCCGCGATACCTGCGCGCTGCAGCTGGCGCGCGGTCCGGTCGAGGCCGGGACGGCCGGTGCCCTCGGTGAGCGGGGGCGTCGCAGCCTCGCGCAGTTCGTGATCGAGCTGCGGGCCGTCATGCCGGCACTCATCATCGGTTCGGCGATCGCCGGCGCCGTGCAGGTGCTGATCCCCCGCGATGTCCTGCTGGCGATCGGGTCGAACCCAGCGCTGTCGATCGTCGCGATGATCGCCCTGGCGATGGTGGTGTCGATCTGCTCGAACGTCGACTCGTTCTTCGCGCTGTCGTTCGCCTCGACGTTCACACCAGGGTCGCTGGTGGCGTTCCTGCTCGTCGGACCCCTCGTCGACGTGAAGATGCTCGCCCTCATGCGCACCACCTTCACCACCCGTGCGCTGGCCGGTGTCGTCGTCGTGGTGCTCCTCGCCGCCTTCGCGATCGGGACGGGGGTGAACCTCCTTGCCTGAGCGTTCCGCCCTCCTCACGCGCTGGCTCGGCGTCGGACTCGCTGCGATCATGGCCGTCGTCACCGTCTCCCTCGCCCTCACGGGGCGGCTGGGTCTCTACATCAACCCCGAATCGTCGTGGTTCGCGGTGTCGATGTCGGTCCTTGTGCTGATCGGCGCGGTGTTGAGCTTCCTGCTCCCGGTCGGCGCCGAAGACGACCACGGACACGATCACGGTGACGGTCACGGTGACGGTCACGGTGCTGATGCGCACGCGCATCAGCACGGGCATGCGCACGGGCATGCGACCGATCCGGAGATCCGTTCCTCTCCCGACCACGGGGCGCCCCTCGCCACCCGGGTCGCCACGCGTGCGCAGGCGCGTGCCGCAGCATCCCGTCCTCGTCCGGCCCGGGCGTCGCGCGGGTCCCGCCGACGCACTCTCGGGGTGATCGCGACCGGTACGGGGGCGGTCCTCGCCACGGCGGTCGTGCTGCTGACACTCGTCCTCCCCCCGCGCTCCCTGTCGGCCGAGCTCGCGATCTCACGCGACGTCGGAGCGCCGCCCCTGTTCGGTGGAACCGATGTGGTCACCCTTGCCCGCACCGGCGACACCGCCTCGTTCGGCGTCGGGGAGTGGTCGGCGGTCTTCGCCACCGCGACGAACCCCGAGGCGTTCGACGGCGATCCCGTGACGCTGACCGGATTCGTC
The Microbacterium sp. SLBN-154 DNA segment above includes these coding regions:
- a CDS encoding metal ABC transporter permease, with product MSWDAIWEAMFGGLPVYGQLLGLVSNAVWAGAALGLVGGLVGVFVMQRDMAFAVHGISELSFAGAAAALLIGVDVVTGSIFGSLIAAALIGWLGARARDRNSIIGVLMPFGLGLGILFLSLYDGRSANRFSLLTGQIVSVQTGQLGWLIGISAVVLLGMLVIWRPLRFDSLDPQSAAARGVPTTAVSLLFMILLGLIVAVAVHIIGALLVMALLVTPAAAAMRVAHGPLSVPLLAATFGFVSAVGGILLAIAGTLPVSPYITTISFVIYLVCRAVGARQGRVTRERGGERRPAVVQGGSLNS
- a CDS encoding Fur family transcriptional regulator → MAQRNTWQRERVREALADARGFVSAQSLHATLRDENTGIGLATVYRALAGLAANGQADSLQSPEGESLYRACVSTGHHHHLICRNCGVTVEIEATDVEDWARRTAAAHGFSQAEHIVDIFGYCSACTAGAGERDTD
- a CDS encoding permease translates to MTPEGSRPSSFARALVALGIGAAVIVGLFLIDALAPAIFPDPLPTRGQDGLTLAVSVLIESLPFVVLGVVLSIAVQVWVPPGLIERWMPRRAWARRAVLSLLGMLIPVCECGNVPFARGLLMRGFSVSETMTFLIAAPIVNPIVIITTHAAFGFDDGILVVRLIGGYLIANLIGWLYSRHPDPDALLTDRFRDTCALQLARGPVEAGTAGALGERGRRSLAQFVIELRAVMPALIIGSAIAGAVQVLIPRDVLLAIGSNPALSIVAMIALAMVVSICSNVDSFFALSFASTFTPGSLVAFLLVGPLVDVKMLALMRTTFTTRALAGVVVVVLLAAFAIGTGVNLLA
- a CDS encoding TIGR03943 family putative permease subunit, which produces MPERSALLTRWLGVGLAAIMAVVTVSLALTGRLGLYINPESSWFAVSMSVLVLIGAVLSFLLPVGAEDDHGHDHGDGHGDGHGADAHAHQHGHAHGHATDPEIRSSPDHGAPLATRVATRAQARAAASRPRPARASRGSRRRTLGVIATGTGAVLATAVVLLTLVLPPRSLSAELAISRDVGAPPLFGGTDVVTLARTGDTASFGVGEWSAVFATATNPEAFDGDPVTLTGFVTPGDGGGFALSRLVITHCVIDAQSASIPVAVGENEASADAETGQWVTVDGMVRANSDGRLFIDAATVELIDEPEDPYEY